The window TACGGTTACCGCATTTATTCAAGGTGCTGGACGTATAGCTAAAGAAATGTCCGAAGCCGCATCAGGTGAGCGCCAACTTAGGCGCGCGATAAAATCTATGGAGGCGGTTACATTTGGTCTACAAATGGTAAAAGACGGTTCAGTGCGCGCACGCATATGTGCTGCCTCGGCAAATTTGTTGCCATTTGCGGCCATGATCCGCAAACCTATTTTAGAAGATTTTTTAACGCCTAGTTTCGGTCCTGAAGCTATGACCATATTAACCGCGACAATACCTCCAGTCGCATTACAGCCATTACCTGAACTTATTGTGAAAGAACTCGAAGACGAAAAAGTGCCATCTCTGTCAGCGCAACTGAAAGAATCACTAGGGCAGCTAGATGGGCGAATAGGCATAGCTACTTTTGGCAGTCCCAACGATTGGGTTTTGGGAATAACTATGAAAGATAATGCGGCTGCCAATACTATTGTCCCAGAGCTTGAAACTTGGTTGCATAAATTGTTTTTACAAGAAGTTCCCAAATTAGATAATTTAATTGCTAAAGCAACTAACCTCGCCGGGGCAAGCCAAGGTTTTGTAGTTCAACCTGATCCCGAACTTGCTGGTTTTGATGTTGTTGCTATTGGTCGCACGGTTTATATCGTAATGGATAAGGCGCGAGTTAGTTCATTAGTTAAAATTAATGATGCCATCAGTAATGGTCATACTAATAAAAATTTAGCAGCAGCCGGACCACTAACTCCAACAGTAAGAGCCACAGTTGATCGCCCGGCAGTTCTTTCTGCATATAGTGTTAATTATGGTGACGGTACACTGGGTGCTATCGCGGCTTGGTTGGTTAGAGCACTAGATCTTTCTAAAAAAGATATATTTAATGAATTGCCAGAAAGCGCACGTGCTTATTTGCAGCGACTTCCAATTACGATGTCTATGTTGAGTCTGCAAAGCTTGCTGCTTTATGATTTAGCTTTTTCAATCAACATTAATGGCCCAGTGGTAGTTATTGAGGCTTCTACTTCGGAGATATAAAAACATGCAGCGTTTAATCACAATTATTAGTCTGGCGCTGGCAATAATTACTGCAAGTGCCTGTGCTCATCAAGCATCTGCAACTGATGCTCGTGCAACTTATATAAAAGCGGTGGATGCAAAGTTTGATGGTAATCATAAAGAGTATTACCAAAATTTAATTAAACTTGCGCAAGAAGCACCTGAAACGCGTGCTGGCAGGCGGGCGCGTGCGATACTCTACAATAATACTATAGCTGCATATCTGCTTGCCGGCATTATTGGCCCATTATTGACGCGCCCTTCGTTGTTGTTGCACGGCATTGCGCAAGCTTACTATACTGAAGATACTACAGTTAATCTTGCAGCAAAACAACCAGACTTATAGTTTATAAGTATTGCAGTAATTAAACTTCAACGTTGCTGCGCACATCTTTACTAATTTTCATCGCGCAAAATTGCGGCCCGCACATCGAACAATAGTTCGCTGATTTATCATCGGCACTCGGCAGCGTTTCATCATGAAAAGCACGCGCACGTACTGGGTCAAGCGCTAAATTAAATTGATCTTCCCAACGAAATTCAAAACGTGCTTTTGACAATGCATAATCACGAGCAACTGCAGCCGGATGACCTTTGGCAACATCGGCAATATGCGCTGCAATTTTAAATGCTAAAACACCTTCTTTTACATCATCGCGATTCGGCAAGCTTAAGTGTTCTTTGGGAGTTACATAGCAAAGTAGGGCACAACCAAGTGAACCAATTAATGCCGCCCCTATCCCAGCGGCAAAATGGTCATAACCTGCCGCAATATCAGTGGGTAATGGCCCTAAAGTATAAAAAGGTGCTTGATGGCATGCCTCAAGTTGTGCGTTCATATTAGCCGCAATTAACGGCAAAGGCACATGGCCTGGTCCTTCGATCATCACCTGAACATCATGTTTCCAGGCAATGTGAGTTAAATCGCCTAGCGTGTGCAGCTCAGCAAATTGTGCTTCATCATTGGCGTCATGACCACTACCTGGGCGCAAGCCGTCACCAAGACTAAAGGCAATGTCATAAGCACGCATGATTTCGCAAATCTCTTCAAAATGCGTATAAAGAAAACTTTCTTGACGATGTGTCTGGCACCATTTCGCCATGATTGAACCACCGCGCGAGACAATTCCGGTGAGTCGTTTATTAGCATAAGGAATATGAGCAAGGCGCACCCCAGCATGAATGGTAAAGTAATCAACACCTTGTTCAGCTTGGGCGATTAGGCAATCGCGATATATTTCCCAAGATAAATCTTCAGCAACACCGCCAACTTTTTCTAAAGCTTCATAGATGGGTACGGTACCAATAGGCACCGGACTATTGCGCAAGATCCATTCACGGGTTTCAGTAATATTGGCGCCGGTTGATAAATCCATAACCGTATCAGCACCCCAGCGGATGGCCCAAACCATTTTTTCTACTTCAGCTTCAATTGAGGAGCTAAGTGCAGAATTGCCAAGATTTGCGTTTATTTTAACTAAAAAATTGCGCCCAATAATCATGGGCTCACTTTCAGGGTGGTTAATGTTTGCCGGAATAATTGCACGTCCATTAGCTATTTCATCTCGCACAAACTCAGGGGTTATCGGTTTTGCCTGGGTGCGATTTTGGTTATTTTGCGAATGTTGCGCTAACTTGTCATTTAAACGGGCATTTTCGCGAATAGCGACAAATTCCATTTCAGGGGTGATAATACCACGGCGAGCATAATGCATTTGCGTAACCGCTTTGCCTTTTTGACCGACAAGCGTTTTGCCATTTGTTTGAGTTTGTACGTCAGCACGCGCCAAAATCCAAGCGCGCCTAAGGGGAGCGAGCCCACGATGAACATTGATCGTTTGTTCGGGGTCAGAATAGGGTCCGCTAGTATCGTATACATATAAAGGAGGATTAGATATTTCTGCGGTTTTGCCGTGGCGGCAACTACGCGTTGGTGTTTGTGAAATCTCACGAAAAGGCACTTTTATTTGCGGGTGTAATTTACCATTAACATAAATTTTACGTGATGCTGGCAAGGACGCAGAAGCAACATCATTCAATTGATTGTTATTTAAGGCATAAGATTTCGATGAGCCAGTCATCGTATATTCTCCAAAAAGCGAAAAAGTTATGCTATTTCAGTTACTTATAAATCATCAAGGTACCAAGCGATTGCGTAAAAATTTCAACAGTTCTTCGCATGGCTGTGATGGCTCACTGTTGGTGTAAGCAATTCGCATTAGCTTGGCACTCTTTTTATAAGTTTCGTAGCAATGACGACATTTTTCACGTTGTTTAGTTTGATAAATGAATTCATCATAAAGTGCAGGTTTTGCGTTGCCATCAATAATGTCGGGTAGCAGTTTAGCGCAATCTGCACAAGTCAACATAAGCCGATGTCCTTAACCTCTATAAAATAAAAGATAATCTTTTTATACGCAGATGACCAGAGTTTGAAAGGGTAAATATAATTTTTAAAAAATCCTTTTAACAGGGCGTGTCCCTAAATTCCCTAAATTCAATTTCAAACCAATCGTCATTGCCACGAAAGTGGCAATCCAGGAGAAAATTCAATGATTTATTGTATCTGGATCCTAAGTTTTCACGGGGATGACATAGAAGAAAATTGCATCAAATTTAAGCCATCATAATTAAATATTATGAAATATCAACAAGTTATAATCATTTATAAAATAAATAGTTAATTTAGGGGCATGCCCTAAGTGTTTATAATAATCTCTTTTCAAAAAAGCATATTTAGATCTATAAGCTACCTCACTGTGAATACTTTAAATGCAAAATTTCATTGTTCTTCATGCCAAGCAACCTACCAGCTTGACGAGTCAGTATATGATTGCAAATCTTGTGGTGGTTTACTTGAAGTAATTCACGATCAAAACGCGATAAAACAGCGTTCTGCAGATAGTTGGCGAACCTTATTTGAATCTCGCCACTATGGTAGCCCTGGCCCCTACGGTTCAGGTGTTTGGCGCTATCATGAATGGGTACTACCTGAGGTTGCACGTGATGATATTGTTACTATGGGCGAGGGCGGTACGCCCCTGACTTTAGCCAAAAGGCTTGGTGATAGTCTTGGGTTGCAGATATTAGTCAAGCAATGTGGCCATAGTATTACCGGTTCATTTAAAGATCTCGGTATGACGGTGCTTATCTCGCAACTAGCTTCTATGCGGCGGCGAGGTATTAAAGTACCGGCAGTAGCTTGTGCTTCTACTGGTGACACATCAGCAGCTTTAGCAGCCTATGGTGCGGCAGCCGGCTTGCGTACCTTAGTATTACTGCCACGCGGCAAAATTACGGCTGCGCAAATGGTGCAACCGCTTTCAAGCGGTGCACATGTTATTGCCATTGATA of the Deltaproteobacteria bacterium genome contains:
- the thiC gene encoding phosphomethylpyrimidine synthase ThiC, translated to MTGSSKSYALNNNQLNDVASASLPASRKIYVNGKLHPQIKVPFREISQTPTRSCRHGKTAEISNPPLYVYDTSGPYSDPEQTINVHRGLAPLRRAWILARADVQTQTNGKTLVGQKGKAVTQMHYARRGIITPEMEFVAIRENARLNDKLAQHSQNNQNRTQAKPITPEFVRDEIANGRAIIPANINHPESEPMIIGRNFLVKINANLGNSALSSSIEAEVEKMVWAIRWGADTVMDLSTGANITETREWILRNSPVPIGTVPIYEALEKVGGVAEDLSWEIYRDCLIAQAEQGVDYFTIHAGVRLAHIPYANKRLTGIVSRGGSIMAKWCQTHRQESFLYTHFEEICEIMRAYDIAFSLGDGLRPGSGHDANDEAQFAELHTLGDLTHIAWKHDVQVMIEGPGHVPLPLIAANMNAQLEACHQAPFYTLGPLPTDIAAGYDHFAAGIGAALIGSLGCALLCYVTPKEHLSLPNRDDVKEGVLAFKIAAHIADVAKGHPAAVARDYALSKARFEFRWEDQFNLALDPVRARAFHDETLPSADDKSANYCSMCGPQFCAMKISKDVRSNVEV